One region of Agrobacterium tumefaciens genomic DNA includes:
- the dxs gene encoding 1-deoxy-D-xylulose-5-phosphate synthase: protein MTGMPQTPLLDRVNFPSDLKEIDDRDLPELARELRDEMIDAVSSTGGHLGAGLGVVELTIAIHKVFNTPEDRLIFDVGHQCYPHKILTGRRERIRTLRQEGGLSGFTRRAESEYDDFGAGHSSTSISAGLGMAVAAGLDQSDRKVIAVIGDGSMSAGMAFEALNNAGALDARLIVILNDNDMSIAPPTGAMSAYLARLASGRTYMGFRDFGKKLTAYLGKTIDRAITRAVTHARGYVTGGTLFEELGFYHIGPIDGHSFDHLLPVLRNVRDNQKGPVLIHVVTQKGKGYAPAEAAADKYHGVNKFDVITGAQAKAKPNAPSYTSVFAEALIQEATLDDKIIGVTAAMPNGTGLDKMAELFPARTFDVGIAEQHAVTFAAGLAADGYKPFCALYSTFLQRGYDQLVHDVAIQSLPVRFPIDRAGFVGADGPTHAGSFDTTFLATLPGMVVMAASDEAELKHMVRTAAAYDEGPISFRYPRGEGVGVEMPARGEILQIGKGRIIKEGTKVALLSFGTRLAECLAAAEDLDAAGLSTTVADARFAKPLDLDLIRQLAAHHEVLVTIEEGSVGGFGAHVLHFMASAGLLDHGPKVRTLTLPDHWVEQAKPETMYANAGLDRAGIVSTVFNALGQRQAGVGFAG from the coding sequence TTGACCGGAATGCCACAGACCCCATTGCTTGACCGGGTGAATTTTCCATCCGATCTCAAGGAGATCGACGATCGCGACCTGCCGGAACTGGCAAGGGAGTTGCGCGACGAGATGATCGACGCGGTGTCGAGCACCGGCGGGCATCTGGGTGCCGGTCTGGGCGTGGTGGAGCTGACGATTGCCATCCACAAGGTGTTCAACACGCCGGAAGACCGGTTGATCTTCGATGTCGGCCACCAATGTTATCCGCACAAGATCCTGACCGGCCGTCGCGAGCGCATCCGCACGCTGCGCCAGGAAGGCGGGCTTTCCGGTTTCACGCGTCGGGCCGAGAGCGAATATGACGATTTCGGCGCCGGCCATTCCTCCACCTCCATTTCCGCCGGTCTCGGCATGGCGGTGGCTGCGGGGCTGGATCAGAGCGACCGCAAGGTTATCGCCGTCATCGGTGATGGCTCCATGTCTGCGGGCATGGCGTTTGAGGCGCTCAACAATGCCGGTGCGCTCGACGCGCGGCTGATCGTCATCCTCAACGACAACGACATGTCGATTGCGCCGCCGACGGGCGCGATGAGCGCTTATCTCGCGCGGCTGGCGTCCGGCCGCACCTATATGGGCTTTCGCGATTTCGGCAAGAAACTCACCGCCTATCTCGGCAAGACCATCGACCGCGCCATTACCCGCGCCGTGACCCATGCGCGCGGTTACGTAACCGGCGGCACGCTGTTCGAGGAGCTTGGCTTCTATCACATCGGCCCGATCGACGGTCATTCCTTCGATCACCTGCTGCCTGTACTGCGCAATGTGCGCGACAACCAGAAAGGCCCTGTTCTCATCCATGTGGTGACGCAGAAGGGCAAGGGTTATGCGCCGGCAGAAGCGGCAGCGGACAAGTATCACGGCGTCAACAAGTTCGATGTCATTACCGGCGCACAGGCGAAAGCCAAGCCGAATGCGCCGAGCTATACCAGCGTGTTTGCCGAAGCGCTTATCCAGGAAGCGACACTCGACGACAAGATCATCGGCGTCACCGCCGCCATGCCTAATGGTACCGGGCTGGACAAGATGGCCGAGCTTTTCCCGGCCCGCACCTTCGATGTCGGCATTGCCGAGCAGCACGCCGTCACCTTCGCGGCGGGGCTTGCGGCTGACGGTTACAAGCCGTTCTGCGCGCTTTATTCCACCTTCCTGCAACGCGGTTACGACCAGCTGGTGCATGATGTGGCGATCCAGAGCTTGCCCGTGCGCTTCCCCATCGACCGCGCCGGTTTCGTCGGCGCAGACGGACCGACCCATGCCGGCTCTTTCGACACCACATTCCTTGCCACCCTGCCCGGCATGGTGGTTATGGCGGCGTCCGACGAGGCCGAGCTGAAACATATGGTTCGCACAGCCGCAGCCTATGATGAAGGCCCGATTTCCTTCCGTTATCCGCGCGGCGAAGGCGTGGGCGTTGAGATGCCCGCACGCGGTGAGATTTTGCAGATCGGCAAGGGCCGCATCATCAAGGAAGGCACCAAGGTTGCACTCCTTTCCTTCGGCACACGCCTTGCGGAGTGCCTGGCGGCGGCCGAGGACCTCGATGCGGCCGGACTTTCGACCACGGTTGCCGATGCGCGCTTCGCCAAGCCGCTCGACCTCGACCTCATCCGCCAGCTTGCGGCTCATCATGAGGTTCTGGTGACGATCGAGGAAGGCTCTGTCGGCGGTTTCGGTGCACATGTGCTGCATTTCATGGCAAGCGCAGGCTTGCTCGACCACGGCCCGAAGGTTCGGACCCTGACCCTGCCTGACCATTGGGTGGAGCAGGCCAAGCCGGAGACCATGTATGCCAATGCCGGCCTCGACCGCGCCGGCATCGTTTCCACCGTGTTCAATGCGCTCGGCCAGCGTCAGGCCGGCGTCGGTTTCGCCGGCTGA
- a CDS encoding pirin family protein: MSFFPGNDPVAGDAFACDAIENLIIPRTSDIGGFAVRRALPTRQRRLVGPFIFFDRMGPAILKAGEALDVKPHPHIGLSTVTYLFDGEIKHRDSLGTELVIRPGDINLMTAGRGIVHSERTPENLRGHPLSMSGLQTWLALPDRMEEIAPAFSHTAREDMPLIDIKGASGRVVIGDFEGLTSPVSAFTDTLYVDLTLEPDVKFPFSADHEERAIYILSGSLDVAGDVFAADQLLVFRPGDDITLQSGSGGCHIMIFGGAALNQRRYIWWNFVSSSKERIEQAKQEWRTGRFDIVPGDEEEFVPLPEG; this comes from the coding sequence ATGTCCTTCTTTCCCGGCAACGATCCTGTCGCGGGCGATGCTTTCGCCTGCGACGCCATCGAAAACCTCATCATTCCGCGCACCAGCGATATTGGCGGCTTCGCCGTGCGGCGTGCGCTGCCGACGCGGCAGCGGCGGCTGGTCGGCCCATTCATCTTTTTCGACCGCATGGGTCCGGCCATCCTGAAGGCGGGCGAGGCGCTGGATGTCAAGCCGCATCCGCATATCGGGCTTTCCACCGTTACCTATCTGTTTGACGGCGAAATCAAGCATCGCGACAGCCTCGGCACCGAACTGGTCATCCGGCCCGGCGACATCAACCTGATGACGGCGGGGCGCGGAATCGTGCATTCAGAGCGCACGCCGGAAAACCTGCGCGGCCATCCGCTTTCCATGTCCGGCCTGCAGACCTGGCTTGCCCTCCCCGATCGTATGGAGGAAATCGCTCCGGCTTTTTCCCATACCGCCCGGGAAGACATGCCTCTGATCGATATCAAGGGCGCATCCGGCCGGGTCGTTATCGGTGATTTCGAAGGCCTCACTTCCCCCGTTTCGGCTTTTACCGACACGCTTTACGTTGACCTGACGCTGGAACCGGATGTGAAATTCCCGTTCTCTGCCGACCATGAGGAACGGGCGATCTACATTCTTTCCGGCTCTCTGGATGTCGCAGGTGACGTTTTTGCCGCCGACCAGTTGCTCGTCTTCCGGCCCGGCGACGACATCACATTGCAGAGCGGCAGCGGCGGCTGTCACATCATGATCTTCGGCGGTGCGGCACTCAACCAGCGCCGTTACATCTGGTGGAACTTCGTTTCGTCATCAAAAGAACGCATAGAGCAGGCCAAACAGGAGTGGAGAACCGGACGCTTCGATATCGTTCCCGGCGACGAAGAAGAGTTTGTCCCTTTGCCGGAGGGTTGA
- a CDS encoding exodeoxyribonuclease VII small subunit — MTENANTADVSGYSFEKAVAELESIVARLERGDVALDESIAIYERGEALKKHCETLLNAAEKRIEKIRLDRAGKPQGVEPLDGE, encoded by the coding sequence ATGACGGAAAATGCCAACACAGCCGATGTCAGCGGTTATTCCTTCGAAAAGGCCGTCGCCGAGCTGGAAAGCATTGTTGCACGCCTGGAGCGCGGAGACGTGGCGCTGGACGAGTCGATCGCCATCTACGAGCGCGGCGAAGCCCTGAAAAAACATTGCGAGACGCTGTTGAACGCCGCCGAAAAGCGTATCGAGAAAATCCGTCTCGACCGCGCCGGAAAACCGCAGGGCGTGGAGCCGCTGGACGGCGAATAA
- a CDS encoding histone deacetylase family protein — MATRLYEHPIFLEHITPEGHPERPDRLRSLNIALEHPNFERLVRKQAPQANEDAVLLAHPEEHLLSVMRQIPEEDGEINRVEADTYVSPKSLQAALTGIGAAMVAVDDVFTGAADNVFVASRPPGHHAETAKAMGFCLFNNAAIAARHAQKVQGAERVAIIDWDVHHGNGTQDIFWNDTSVLFCSTHQMPLYPWSGDKNETGVKNNVVNAPLSPNTGSEYFREAFKSRVLPAIADFSPDLIIISAGFDAHHRDPLAQINLVGEDFDWATGRLLEMADKYASNRVVSLLEGGYDLEGLAESAAMHILRMMKG, encoded by the coding sequence ATGGCGACCCGTCTTTACGAACATCCGATCTTCCTTGAACACATCACGCCGGAAGGCCATCCCGAGCGGCCGGATCGGCTGCGATCTCTGAACATTGCGCTCGAACATCCGAATTTCGAGCGGCTGGTCCGCAAGCAAGCGCCGCAGGCCAACGAGGATGCCGTGCTTCTGGCGCATCCGGAGGAGCATCTGCTGTCCGTCATGCGCCAGATTCCCGAGGAAGATGGCGAGATCAACCGCGTCGAGGCCGACACCTATGTCTCGCCGAAAAGCCTGCAGGCGGCGCTGACCGGCATAGGCGCTGCGATGGTGGCGGTAGATGACGTGTTTACGGGTGCCGCCGACAACGTCTTCGTTGCGTCCCGCCCGCCCGGCCACCATGCGGAAACCGCAAAGGCCATGGGGTTCTGTCTCTTCAACAATGCAGCAATCGCCGCCCGTCACGCCCAGAAGGTGCAAGGCGCAGAGCGCGTCGCCATCATCGACTGGGACGTGCATCACGGCAACGGTACGCAGGATATCTTCTGGAACGACACGTCAGTGCTGTTCTGTTCCACCCACCAGATGCCGCTTTACCCGTGGAGCGGCGATAAAAACGAAACTGGCGTGAAGAACAATGTCGTCAACGCGCCACTTTCCCCCAATACCGGCAGCGAGTATTTTCGCGAGGCGTTCAAATCCCGCGTCCTGCCGGCGATTGCCGATTTTTCGCCCGATCTCATCATCATCTCCGCCGGTTTCGACGCGCATCACCGCGATCCGCTGGCGCAGATCAATCTGGTGGGCGAGGATTTCGACTGGGCGACGGGGCGGCTGCTGGAAATGGCGGACAAATACGCCTCGAACCGGGTCGTCAGCCTGCTTGAAGGCGGTTATGATCTGGAAGGGCTGGCGGAATCGGCGGCCATGCATATTTTGAGAATGATGAAGGGTTGA
- a CDS encoding biotin transporter BioY, translating to MTTRDLVLISLFSAIIIALGLLPPITLGFIPVPITAQSLGVMLAGVVLGAKRGTLAVLLTILIAAIGLPVLSGGRGGLSIFTTPTTGFLIGWIAAAFVTGTLSEKLVNRGQSALTQGIGFFIASLAGGVVVLYAFGISYLALVVGLGFEKAFMGSLAFIPGDALKAVLAALAGRAVMVGYPLLPQRA from the coding sequence ATGACGACCCGCGACCTTGTGCTGATCTCGCTGTTTTCCGCCATCATCATCGCACTCGGACTTTTGCCGCCGATCACGCTTGGTTTCATTCCGGTGCCCATCACCGCGCAGTCGCTTGGCGTCATGCTGGCCGGTGTCGTGCTGGGGGCGAAACGCGGCACGCTCGCGGTTCTTCTGACCATCCTCATCGCCGCCATCGGCCTGCCAGTCCTCTCAGGCGGACGCGGCGGCCTTTCCATCTTCACCACGCCGACCACGGGCTTCCTGATCGGCTGGATTGCTGCCGCTTTCGTCACCGGCACGCTCTCGGAAAAACTCGTCAATCGCGGCCAGTCGGCTCTGACGCAGGGTATCGGTTTCTTCATCGCCAGCCTCGCCGGCGGCGTGGTCGTGCTTTATGCCTTCGGCATCTCCTATCTGGCGCTGGTGGTCGGGCTCGGGTTTGAAAAGGCGTTCATGGGTTCGCTCGCCTTCATTCCCGGCGATGCGTTGAAGGCCGTGCTTGCCGCCCTTGCCGGCCGCGCTGTGATGGTCGGTTATCCGCTTTTGCCGCAGCGCGCTTGA
- a CDS encoding energy-coupling factor transporter transmembrane component T family protein: MKSLHVEGTGWLYRVSPRLKLVTLMVFSIALFLTRDLLLLGCAVVVAAAILRETRLQFREIGLRLRPVILTILLVAAFSYLLLPVHDASVNLLRLTALALLATAVTITVSISQFMDEIALAAAPLERLGLVKAADIGLAVGLVVRFVPEIVNRYHAVRDAHRARGLPVRLATIIVPLVIMTLKDADAIADAIDARGFRGQS; the protein is encoded by the coding sequence ATGAAGTCCCTTCATGTCGAAGGCACGGGCTGGCTCTACCGCGTCTCTCCACGCCTCAAGCTCGTGACGCTGATGGTTTTCAGCATTGCGCTGTTTCTCACCCGCGATCTGCTTTTGCTGGGATGCGCCGTCGTTGTCGCCGCCGCCATTCTGCGCGAAACGCGGCTGCAATTCCGCGAGATCGGCCTGCGGCTACGCCCGGTGATACTGACCATTCTCCTCGTTGCCGCCTTCAGCTATCTGCTGCTTCCGGTACACGATGCGAGTGTCAATCTTCTGCGGCTGACTGCACTGGCGCTTCTCGCCACCGCCGTCACCATCACCGTCAGCATTTCGCAATTCATGGACGAAATCGCGCTTGCCGCCGCCCCGCTGGAAAGGCTGGGGCTGGTCAAGGCGGCCGATATCGGGCTCGCGGTCGGGCTCGTCGTGCGGTTCGTGCCGGAGATCGTCAATCGTTACCATGCGGTGCGCGATGCGCACCGCGCGCGCGGCCTCCCCGTTCGGCTGGCCACGATCATCGTGCCGCTCGTCATTATGACGTTGAAGGATGCGGATGCCATTGCCGACGCCATTGACGCGCGCGGTTTCAGAGGCCAAAGCTGA
- a CDS encoding energy-coupling factor ABC transporter ATP-binding protein, with protein sequence MEIRFDTAGVAFEGRQALQPVSLTLTERRIGVIGLNGSGKTTFARLINGLTKPTGGKVSVNGLDTVKDARAVLQAVGFIFQNPQNQIILPIIRDDVAFGLKRLGIGKTETETRVKAVLARLGIAHLEERRAHELSGGELQLAALAALLVTEPQILILDEPTNQLDLKNRAIVEKTMAALSQALVVITHDLPLLSGFDRVLVFHEGELVADANPEEAVARYLEVASR encoded by the coding sequence TTGGAAATCCGTTTCGACACCGCAGGCGTCGCCTTCGAGGGCAGGCAGGCTTTACAGCCCGTGTCCCTGACATTGACTGAACGGCGTATCGGCGTCATCGGCCTCAACGGCTCGGGCAAGACCACCTTTGCGCGGCTTATCAATGGTCTGACAAAGCCGACGGGCGGCAAGGTGTCGGTGAACGGTCTCGACACCGTCAAAGATGCGAGAGCGGTATTGCAGGCAGTCGGTTTCATCTTCCAGAATCCGCAGAACCAGATCATCCTGCCGATCATACGCGACGATGTCGCCTTCGGCCTCAAGCGACTCGGTATCGGCAAGACGGAGACAGAAACGCGGGTCAAGGCTGTGCTTGCCCGGCTCGGTATCGCTCATCTGGAAGAACGGCGCGCGCACGAGCTTTCCGGCGGCGAATTGCAGCTGGCGGCGCTGGCCGCCCTGCTGGTCACTGAACCGCAAATCCTCATTCTCGATGAACCGACCAATCAGCTCGACCTCAAAAACCGCGCGATCGTTGAGAAGACAATGGCTGCGCTGTCGCAGGCGCTTGTCGTCATCACCCACGATCTGCCGCTGCTTTCCGGCTTCGATCGCGTACTGGTTTTTCACGAAGGCGAGCTTGTTGCAGACGCCAACCCCGAAGAGGCGGTGGCACGTTATCTGGAGGTTGCGTCGCGATGA
- a CDS encoding winged helix-turn-helix domain-containing protein — protein sequence MTIKVSNEAAKRIFLARQGLCSPPGKALSKDGLLQLITDIGFVQVDSIGTVERAHHQIIFSRNQTYRREHLTALLEKDRALFEHWTHDASIVPTEFYPYWKHRFRRREPIIQERWRKWHGEGFDAAFAETLERIAASGPVLARELKEEGHQSGGWWNWHPSKTALEYLWHTGKLAISGRVNFQKVYDLAERVIPGEHHESEVEHTQFVDWACRQALTRLGFATHGEIAAFFDLVTPQEARDWVKSHRDELCEVSLLASDGGAARPSYAFADFSADVANLPEPSSRVRVLSPFDPLLRDRNRTERLFGFYYRIEVFVPEPKRQYGYYVFPLLEGDRLIGRIDMKADRKRSTLDVRRLWLEPDVRASAGRLEKLDAELSRLAKFTGVECVNYLEGWREV from the coding sequence ATGACGATCAAGGTTTCAAACGAAGCGGCAAAGCGGATTTTTCTGGCGCGGCAGGGGCTTTGCTCTCCGCCCGGAAAGGCGCTTTCCAAGGATGGCCTGCTGCAGCTCATTACCGATATCGGTTTCGTGCAGGTGGACAGTATCGGCACGGTGGAGCGCGCCCATCATCAGATAATATTCTCCCGAAACCAGACCTACAGGCGCGAACATCTGACAGCACTGCTGGAAAAGGACCGCGCGCTGTTCGAGCACTGGACGCATGATGCCTCCATCGTGCCGACCGAATTTTACCCCTATTGGAAGCACCGCTTCCGCCGCCGCGAGCCGATCATTCAGGAGCGCTGGCGCAAATGGCATGGTGAGGGGTTCGATGCGGCTTTCGCCGAGACACTGGAGCGCATCGCCGCCTCGGGTCCTGTTCTGGCGCGTGAGTTGAAGGAGGAGGGGCATCAGTCCGGCGGCTGGTGGAACTGGCATCCTTCCAAGACCGCACTCGAATATCTGTGGCACACCGGTAAGCTTGCCATATCCGGCCGCGTGAATTTCCAGAAGGTCTATGATCTGGCGGAGCGGGTCATTCCCGGCGAGCACCACGAAAGCGAAGTGGAGCATACGCAATTCGTCGACTGGGCCTGCCGGCAGGCGCTCACCCGGCTGGGTTTTGCCACCCATGGCGAAATCGCCGCCTTTTTTGATCTCGTTACCCCGCAGGAGGCGAGGGACTGGGTCAAGAGCCACCGTGACGAACTGTGCGAGGTCTCGCTTCTCGCGAGCGATGGCGGTGCTGCCCGTCCGTCCTATGCTTTTGCGGATTTCAGCGCCGATGTCGCCAACCTGCCGGAGCCGTCGTCCCGCGTCCGTGTGCTGAGCCCCTTCGATCCGCTGTTGCGCGACCGCAACCGCACGGAGCGGCTGTTTGGCTTCTATTACCGTATCGAGGTCTTCGTACCCGAGCCGAAACGGCAATATGGCTATTACGTCTTCCCGCTTCTGGAAGGCGACCGGCTGATCGGCCGTATCGACATGAAGGCAGACCGCAAGCGCAGCACGCTGGATGTGCGCCGCCTGTGGCTGGAACCGGACGTGCGCGCCTCAGCGGGAAGGCTCGAGAAACTAGACGCGGAATTGTCGCGACTTGCGAAGTTTACGGGGGTGGAGTGTGTGAATTATCTGGAGGGGTGGCGGGAAGTGTAA
- the ribB gene encoding 3,4-dihydroxy-2-butanone-4-phosphate synthase, with product MAYDQKRVVDAIRAFEAGEIVVVTDDDDRENEGDLIISAVHCTPEKMALIVRHTSGIVCAPMPRDEAKRLNLNAMVAENDSAHTTAFTVSVDFKHGTTTGISADDRTLTVRNLANPNVGASDFTRPGHIFPLISREGGVLMRSGHTEAAVDLCRLAGLPPIGVISELVNDDGTVMRGPQVLDFAEKHGMKHVSVADLIAYRQRKETLVEMESSFTIQTPFGPAKAHTYSLPWDRMQHMAVIFGDIRDGVDIPVRLHPENVADDVFGDRQPVQHYMQKIAEEGRGVIVYLREGSVGVGQVDGRRKARDPDEAHAQARSRENEWLEIGLGAQILKDLGISSIKLMTTRERHYVGLEGFGIKISATDIG from the coding sequence ATGGCCTATGATCAGAAACGTGTCGTCGACGCTATCCGCGCTTTCGAAGCTGGCGAGATCGTTGTCGTGACCGACGACGACGACCGTGAAAACGAAGGCGATCTGATTATTTCGGCGGTTCATTGCACGCCGGAAAAAATGGCGCTGATCGTGCGCCACACATCCGGCATCGTTTGCGCGCCCATGCCGCGTGACGAGGCAAAGAGGCTGAACCTCAACGCCATGGTGGCGGAAAACGACAGCGCCCACACCACCGCCTTCACCGTCAGCGTCGACTTCAAGCATGGCACGACGACCGGTATTTCCGCGGATGACCGCACCTTGACGGTGCGCAATCTCGCCAACCCGAATGTCGGCGCGTCGGATTTCACCCGGCCAGGCCACATTTTCCCGCTGATTTCCCGCGAAGGCGGCGTGCTGATGCGTTCCGGCCATACCGAAGCGGCCGTCGATCTCTGCCGACTCGCCGGCCTGCCGCCCATCGGCGTCATCAGCGAGCTGGTCAATGACGATGGCACGGTGATGCGCGGTCCGCAGGTTCTGGATTTCGCCGAAAAACACGGCATGAAGCATGTTTCGGTCGCCGATCTGATCGCCTATCGCCAGCGCAAGGAAACGCTGGTGGAGATGGAATCCTCCTTCACCATCCAAACCCCGTTCGGACCGGCCAAGGCGCATACCTATTCCCTGCCATGGGACCGGATGCAGCATATGGCGGTGATTTTCGGCGATATCCGCGATGGCGTCGATATTCCCGTCCGCCTGCACCCTGAAAACGTTGCTGACGACGTGTTCGGCGACCGCCAGCCGGTGCAGCACTATATGCAGAAGATCGCCGAAGAAGGCCGCGGCGTCATCGTCTATCTGCGCGAAGGTTCTGTCGGCGTCGGCCAGGTGGACGGACGGCGCAAGGCGCGTGATCCCGACGAAGCGCACGCACAGGCCCGCTCCCGCGAAAATGAGTGGCTGGAAATCGGCCTCGGCGCGCAGATTCTCAAAGACCTCGGCATCAGCTCGATCAAGCTGATGACGACCCGCGAGCGCCACTATGTCGGGCTGGAAGGCTTCGGGATCAAGATTTCGGCAACGGATATCGGGTGA
- the aroC gene encoding chorismate synthase has protein sequence MSHNSFGHLFRVTTWGESHGPALGCVVDGCPPGIRFTLAEVQHWMDKRKPGQSRFVTQRREDDIVKVLSGVMLDEDGETMITTGTPISMLIENTDQRSKDYGEIARSFRPGHADFTYDLKYGIRDYRGGGRSSARETAARVAAGAIARKVVPSLNVRGALVQIGKHKINRDNWDWDQVDQNPFFCPDPAMVPVWEEYLDGIRKAGSSIGAVVEVVAEGVPAGIGAPIYAKLDQDIASSLMSINAVKGVEIGEGFASAELSGEENADEMRMGNDGKPIFLSNHAGGILGGIATGEPVIARFAIKPTSSILTERQSIDTDGRNVDVRTKGRHDPCVGIRAVPIGEAMVACTVADHYLRDRGQTGRLK, from the coding sequence ATGTCGCATAACAGCTTCGGTCATCTTTTTCGCGTTACCACCTGGGGCGAAAGCCATGGGCCCGCTTTGGGCTGCGTGGTGGACGGCTGCCCGCCCGGTATTCGCTTCACGCTTGCCGAGGTGCAGCACTGGATGGACAAGCGCAAGCCCGGCCAAAGCCGCTTCGTCACCCAGCGCCGTGAAGATGACATTGTCAAAGTCCTGTCCGGCGTGATGCTGGATGAGGACGGCGAGACGATGATAACCACCGGCACGCCGATCTCCATGCTGATCGAAAATACCGACCAGCGTTCCAAGGATTACGGCGAGATTGCCCGCAGCTTCCGCCCTGGCCATGCCGACTTCACCTATGACCTGAAATACGGCATTCGCGATTATCGCGGCGGCGGACGCTCTTCCGCCCGCGAGACGGCGGCGCGTGTTGCCGCAGGCGCAATCGCCCGCAAGGTGGTACCGAGCCTCAACGTGCGTGGTGCGCTGGTGCAGATCGGCAAACACAAGATCAACCGTGACAATTGGGATTGGGACCAGGTCGATCAGAACCCGTTCTTCTGCCCCGATCCGGCGATGGTGCCGGTGTGGGAAGAATATCTTGACGGCATCCGCAAGGCGGGATCGTCGATCGGCGCGGTCGTCGAAGTCGTGGCGGAAGGTGTTCCGGCCGGCATCGGCGCGCCGATCTACGCCAAGCTCGATCAGGATATTGCCTCCAGCCTGATGTCGATCAACGCCGTCAAGGGCGTGGAGATTGGCGAGGGATTTGCCTCGGCTGAGCTTTCCGGCGAGGAGAATGCCGACGAGATGCGCATGGGCAATGACGGCAAACCGATTTTCCTGTCGAACCATGCCGGCGGCATTCTGGGGGGCATCGCGACTGGCGAGCCCGTCATCGCTCGCTTCGCCATCAAGCCCACCTCCTCCATTCTGACGGAGCGCCAGTCCATCGACACCGACGGCCGCAATGTGGATGTGCGCACCAAGGGCCGCCACGACCCCTGCGTCGGCATCCGCGCCGTGCCGATCGGCGAGGCGATGGTGGCCTGCACCGTTGCCGACCATTATTTGAGAGATCGTGGCCAGACCGGCCGGTTGAAGTGA
- a CDS encoding DUF1344 domain-containing protein, which produces MRMMIAALLATANLLMPINSYAQSVDVEGTISKIDVNALTITLNDGKNYRVPEEFNFEGLKAGVKVVVFYTEVDGKRVVDDLEVVQ; this is translated from the coding sequence ATGCGTATGATGATTGCCGCCCTTCTGGCCACCGCCAACTTGCTTATGCCTATCAACAGCTACGCCCAGAGCGTCGATGTCGAGGGGACGATCAGCAAGATCGACGTGAATGCGCTGACCATTACCTTGAACGACGGCAAGAATTACCGTGTGCCGGAAGAGTTCAATTTCGAAGGCCTGAAGGCAGGCGTGAAGGTCGTTGTTTTCTACACGGAAGTGGACGGAAAACGCGTGGTCGATGATCTCGAGGTCGTGCAGTAA
- a CDS encoding histidine phosphatase family protein translates to MLVYVIRHGQTDWNAIRRLQGQKDIPLNDFGRAQAVGNGKVLAQILGDSARDFDYVASPLGRTRETMELMRGAMGLDPHAYRTDDRLVEVSFGDWEGQTLPELKKEFPDRVKARKANKWDFIPPGQHAESYEILSWRIGAWLSSVEVPTVCVCHGGVIRSIFRLVSGMDKDEASTTQIPQDRILKVEIDRNSAEWIS, encoded by the coding sequence TTGCTCGTCTATGTGATCCGGCACGGACAAACGGACTGGAATGCGATACGCCGGCTTCAGGGCCAGAAAGACATTCCGCTCAATGATTTCGGCCGCGCGCAAGCGGTCGGCAACGGCAAGGTTCTGGCGCAAATTCTCGGCGACTCCGCGCGTGATTTCGATTACGTGGCAAGCCCGCTCGGGCGCACGCGCGAGACCATGGAGCTGATGCGCGGGGCGATGGGGCTCGATCCCCACGCATACCGCACCGATGACCGCCTCGTCGAAGTTTCCTTCGGCGACTGGGAAGGCCAGACCCTGCCGGAACTGAAAAAAGAATTTCCTGACCGGGTGAAAGCGCGCAAGGCCAACAAGTGGGACTTCATTCCCCCAGGTCAGCATGCCGAAAGCTATGAAATCCTGTCCTGGCGTATTGGCGCATGGCTTTCCTCAGTCGAGGTGCCGACGGTATGTGTCTGCCACGGCGGCGTAATCCGCTCGATCTTCCGCCTGGTTTCCGGCATGGACAAGGATGAAGCCTCTACGACGCAGATCCCGCAGGACCGGATTTTGAAGGTCGAGATCGACAGGAACAGTGCTGAGTGGATTTCGTGA